The following are encoded in a window of Polynucleobacter sp. AP-Kolm-20A-A1 genomic DNA:
- a CDS encoding TIGR03643 family protein: MPKLSKVALSESDISRLIEMAWEDRTPFDAIEKSFGLSESMVIELMRKELKRGSFELWRKRVTGRATKHVALRSDDVNRAYCPTQYKNK, translated from the coding sequence ATGCCTAAATTGTCCAAAGTTGCTCTATCGGAGTCCGATATCTCCCGCCTCATTGAAATGGCCTGGGAAGACCGCACTCCATTTGATGCGATTGAGAAGTCATTTGGCCTCTCAGAGTCGATGGTAATTGAGCTAATGCGCAAGGAGCTGAAGAGGGGTTCATTCGAACTCTGGCGGAAGCGGGTTACAGGTAGAGCCACGAAGCACGTAGCATTGCGTAGTGATGATGTGAATCGAGCCTACTGCCCAACACAATACAAAAATAAATGA
- a CDS encoding HNH endonuclease — protein sequence MIGKIRSKLISLELPHTVREGPTICPICDREIPKSQKDAHHLIPKSKGGKTTEFLHRICHKQIHALFTETELAVTFNNAPILRAHPEMQKFIGWVKSKPNSFYEKTRKSARLKSS from the coding sequence ATGATCGGAAAAATTCGTTCAAAACTCATCTCGCTTGAACTACCCCATACCGTCAGGGAAGGGCCTACCATTTGCCCAATTTGCGATAGGGAGATACCAAAGTCACAAAAGGATGCGCACCACCTTATTCCAAAATCTAAGGGCGGTAAAACTACTGAATTTCTGCATCGCATCTGTCATAAGCAAATTCATGCTCTTTTTACAGAAACAGAGCTGGCCGTTACATTCAATAACGCCCCAATCCTAAGAGCACATCCTGAGATGCAAAAATTCATTGGCTGGGTAAAAAGCAAGCCAAATAGCTTTTATGAAAAAACTCGCAAAAGCGCTCGATTAAAGTCCAGCTGA
- a CDS encoding DUF4239 domain-containing protein has translation MSLPLLRIALEASDVGLRLELIVVVLAVCLTVFFIFQKLLRRCLFGEDSEYAGYIYNAMGVVFSLVFAFITVLVWQSYNGVNDAVTKEANSLNNIYRLYAAFPPEVESVGREQLRDYTETVIKEEWPLLSKDQFSIDAYKKLLIIENQIIRFQPKTAGEINAHQQMLRLIAESSELRRSRIYNAQFALASPAWLGLISSAFIFLIFSCLFQMKSVRTHVILIVFLGSTIVGVLYFLIIYIHPFLGPMAIQPDPFINLLKLSWTY, from the coding sequence ATGAGCCTACCCTTACTAAGAATTGCACTTGAAGCATCTGACGTTGGCCTACGTCTTGAGCTCATCGTTGTAGTCCTTGCGGTTTGCCTTACAGTCTTTTTTATCTTCCAAAAACTACTAAGAAGATGCCTATTTGGAGAGGATTCTGAATACGCCGGCTATATCTATAACGCAATGGGGGTAGTGTTTAGTTTGGTATTTGCATTTATTACTGTATTGGTTTGGCAAAGCTATAACGGCGTCAATGATGCAGTCACTAAAGAAGCAAATAGTTTAAATAACATTTATCGCCTTTATGCCGCATTCCCCCCGGAAGTAGAAAGTGTTGGTAGAGAACAATTAAGAGATTACACAGAAACCGTAATTAAAGAAGAGTGGCCACTCTTAAGCAAAGATCAATTTAGCATCGATGCTTATAAAAAATTATTAATAATTGAAAATCAAATTATTCGTTTTCAACCAAAAACCGCTGGAGAGATCAACGCGCACCAGCAAATGTTGCGCCTGATTGCAGAATCCTCAGAATTACGTAGAAGCCGTATTTACAACGCTCAATTTGCCCTGGCATCCCCAGCCTGGCTTGGTCTTATTAGCAGCGCATTTATTTTCTTAATCTTCTCATGTCTCTTTCAGATGAAATCCGTGAGAACTCATGTGATCTTGATCGTATTCTTAGGTTCGACAATTGTCGGGGTGCTGTACTTCCTCATCATCTATATCCACCCATTCTTGGGCCCCATGGCAATCCAGCCAGACCCCTTTATCAATCTCCTGAAACTTTCTTGGACTTATTAA
- a CDS encoding CoA ester lyase has product MTNTNRPRRSVLYMPGANTRALEKAKTLSADSLILDLEDAVAPDAKSAARENILNALQSGFGYREAVVRINGLSTPWGLDELKAFANSKADAIVLPKVESAEQVQEVANLLKKFSAPASMTIWAMIETPKAIFKLSEIAQSHPSLEALVLGTSDLVKDLHARHTPTRIETLTALSLSVLAARAYGLCVLDGVHLSLDDEAGLIQSCIQGRDMGFDGKTLIHPNQIKAANEIFGPSPQEIAEAQERIVAYEAAITSGAGIAVLNGKLIEELHIQDAKRILALANAIAKTTAN; this is encoded by the coding sequence ATGACGAATACCAATCGACCACGCCGTTCAGTTTTGTATATGCCAGGCGCTAATACGCGCGCCCTAGAAAAAGCCAAAACGCTTTCTGCTGATTCGCTCATTCTCGATTTAGAAGATGCTGTGGCTCCAGATGCCAAATCAGCCGCTAGAGAAAATATTCTCAACGCACTGCAATCTGGTTTTGGCTATCGGGAGGCTGTTGTTCGCATCAATGGTCTTAGTACCCCATGGGGGCTTGATGAGCTCAAGGCCTTTGCCAATAGCAAAGCAGACGCCATTGTTTTGCCGAAGGTAGAATCTGCTGAACAGGTGCAAGAAGTGGCAAACCTTCTCAAGAAATTTAGCGCTCCCGCAAGCATGACTATCTGGGCCATGATTGAAACACCTAAGGCAATCTTCAAACTATCCGAAATTGCCCAATCTCATCCCTCACTAGAAGCACTGGTACTGGGAACCTCAGATCTCGTCAAAGATTTGCATGCTCGCCACACCCCGACCCGCATTGAAACCCTTACTGCACTATCTTTATCAGTGCTGGCAGCCAGAGCATATGGCTTATGTGTACTCGATGGCGTTCACCTTTCCCTAGACGATGAGGCTGGATTAATTCAATCCTGTATTCAAGGTAGAGATATGGGCTTTGATGGCAAGACGCTGATTCATCCGAATCAAATCAAAGCCGCTAATGAGATCTTTGGTCCATCACCACAAGAAATTGCAGAAGCGCAGGAAAGAATTGTCGCCTATGAGGCTGCAATTACATCGGGAGCTGGTATTGCAGTGCTCAATGGCAAGCTCATTGAAGAGCTTCATATTCAAGACGCCAAAAGAATTTTGGCACTAGCAAATGCGATTGCAAAAACAACTGCTAATTAG